A window from Vigna angularis cultivar LongXiaoDou No.4 chromosome 7, ASM1680809v1, whole genome shotgun sequence encodes these proteins:
- the LOC108338613 gene encoding F-box protein At2g26850, translating into MLLYFLTCISFFLFLKPLLSLKPLPSWAGEVRLISPFFYKDLLVKSISKLFRNHFLLCFPCPIPTTMSLVKKALTSKVESVEDSQNMSVLDLPDLVLECILEKLPPAPLCQMASVCRSLRERCVSDHLWERHMKQKWGRVIGEAAYREWKWHVASKGNAETLRYGRQRSLMRLVSLHWPFSWMRTKVDTNNTCKQSTYLPPDSLMRWYLALETGDFWFPAQVYNRENGHVGFMLSCYDAELSYDPQTDTFQARYPPHGRRAVAVEHGIPWERLRAPPVDTPPHDLHISDCLHDLHPGDHVEIQWRRNKEFPYGWWYGVVGHLELCNGNENYCRCHSSDMVVLEFNQYTPDSRWRKTTISRKDHREEGNEADGFYGGIRKLKSEAEISLWKSIWPSETLD; encoded by the exons ATGCTACTTTACTTTCTCACCTGCATCTCCTTCTTTCTGTTTTTAAAGCCTCTCCTCTCTCTCAAACCACTCCCATCATGGGCTGGTGAGGTCAGGTTGATCTCCCCTTTTTTTTACAAAGACTTGTTAGTGAAGTCCATCTCTAAGCTGTTTAGGAACCACTTTTTGCTTTGTTTTCCTTGTCCAATTCCCACAACAATGTCTCTAGTGAAGAAGGCTCTTACTTCCAAGGTGGAGAGTGTTGAAGACTCCCAAAACATGTCAGTGTTGGACTTGCCAGACCTGGTGTTAGAATGCATTCTTGAAAAGCTCCCTCCAGCTCCACTTTGTCAAATGGCTAGTGTTTGCCGCTCCTTGAGGGAGAGGTGTGTGAGTGATCACCTCTGGGAGAGGCACATGAAACAGAAATGGGGTAGAGTTATTGGTGAAGCTGCTTATAGGGAGTGGAAATGGCATGTTGCTTCTAAAGGGAATGCTGAAACTCTTAGATATGGCAGGCAGAGGAGCTTGATGAGGCTTGTGTCCCTTCATTGGCCTTTTTCATGGATGAGAACCAAGGTGGATACAAATAATACCTGCAAGCAGTCAACTTATTTGCCTCCTGATTCACTCATGAGATGGTATCTTGCTCTTGAGACTGGCGACTTCTGGTTTCCTGCTCAGGTCTATAACCGTGAG AATGGCCATGTAGGATTTATGTTATCTTGCTATGATGCTGAACTTAGCTATGATCCTCAAACTGACACCTTCCAAGCCAG GTATCCACCACATGGAAGAAGGGCAGTTGCAGTAGAGCATGGCATTCCATGGGAAAGGCTAAGAGCACCACCTGTTGATACTCCTCCCCATGATCTTCATATCTCCGATTGTCTGCATGATTTGCATCCTGGCGATCACGTAGAGATTCAATGGAGAAGGAACAAGGAATTTCCTTATG GTTGGTGGTATGGTGTTGTAGGCCACTTGGAGTTATGCAATGGGAACGAAAATTACTGCCGCTGTCATAGTAGTG ACATGGTGGTGCTAGAGTTCAATCAATACACTCCTGACTCGCGGTGGAGGAAGACAACTATCAGTAGAAAAGATCATAGAGAAGAAGGAAATGAAGCAGATGGCTTTTATGGGGGAATCAGAAAGCTTAAGAGCGAGGCTGAGATTTCTCTTTGGAAAAGCATTTGGCCTTCTGAAACCTTGGATTAA
- the LOC108337481 gene encoding heat stress transcription factor B-4b has translation MAFTLDRCEDSMVFTMDSQKSVPAPFLTKTYQLVDDPLTDHIVSWGDDETTFVVRRPPEFARDLLPNYFKHNNFSSFVRQLNTYGFKKVAADRWEFANEYFRKGSKHLLCEIHRRKTPHPYQQHYHMHDQPPQLLQPDENLCWIDTPPLPSPKAGNDILTALSEDNQRLRRKNFMLLSELTHMKNLYNDIIYFIQNHVSPASYEQRSSSAILKLVELESSPQSRNLIRAAKSHIMEKSLVSSSDEANGSVKLFGVPLCGKKRLHPGNLHQQE, from the exons ATGGCTTTCACACTAGACAGGTGTGAAGACAGCATGGTATTCACCATGGATTCTCAGAAGTCTGTGCCTGCTCCCTTTCTGACAAAAACATACCAACTTGTTGATGACCCTCTCACTGACCACATTGTGTCTTGGGGTGATGATGAAACCACGTTTGTTGTGAGAAGGCCCCCAGAGTTTGCTAGAGATCTTCTTCCAAACTATTTCAAGCACAACAACTTCTCAAGCTTTGTTAGACAGCTAAATACCTAT GGTTTCAAGAAGGTAGCTGCTGATAGGTGGGAGTTTGCAAATGAATACTTCAGAAAAGGATCTAAGCACCTTCTATGTGAAATCCACAGGAGGAAAACCCCTCACCCTTATCAACAACATTACCATATGCATGACCAACCACCACAGCTTCTTCAGCCAGATGAGAATCTGTGTTGGATTGATACTCCTCCATTACCATCTCCTAAGGCAGGCAATGATATCTTAACAGCACTTTCTGAGGACAACCAGAGACTGAGAAGAAAGAACTTCATGCTGTTATCAGAACTGACTCACATGAAGAATCTATACAATGATATCATATATTTCATCCAAAACCATGTAAGTCCTGCTTCCTATGAACAAAGAAGCAGCAGTGCTATTCTGAAGCTGGTAGAATTGGAATCATCACCTCAGTCTCGAAATTTGATCAGAGCAGCTAAGAGTCATATCATGGAGAAGTCTTTGGTAAGTTCCAGTGATGAGGCTAATGGTTCTGTGAAGCTCTTTGGGGTTCCTCTCTGTGGCAAAAAGAGATTGCACCCAGGTAACCTTCATCAACAAGAATAG
- the LOC108338614 gene encoding uncharacterized protein LOC108338614 produces MTEISFSNESCYMSACSFGQEMWFYSEPTSPSRLRLRSPFDSQTDSTTPTETEYEDSDFTGDEFEFETSRRFNGSVTDLDSEINQKDEKNPFGDSLQTMAFADELFCDGKVLPQMPPLKLPPRLEKFEVGSIYRSKLASSRSSRLVFRLRLSRHSFRNDDSDPFTVALEKVRGEKRRKSNVRHVFRRSRSLSSFRSFRHKFKKSVRVTKSSQPESHCSDTAEVVRELEKRPLKEVSGRTNVLSESKGLVFARKMRLVASISKLDIATKKDEGKRGGFWRRNKKRESIKKFLFRLRNLGKANAQSKLEDKMEAQERPPSVRKLDLKAATSTESKQCDRDPRTGELTKTRSVCHRPKIFPCLGYEDEK; encoded by the coding sequence ATGACGGAAATATCTTTTTCTAACGAGTCGTGCTACATGAGTGCATGTAGTTTTGGCCAAGAGATGTGGTTCTACAGTGAACCAACTAGTCCTAGCAGGCTCAGACTGAGATCACCCTTTGATTCTCAAACAGACTCCACAACACCAACGGAAACAGAATATGAGGATTCAGACTTCACTGGGGatgagtttgaatttgaaacCAGTCGTAGATTCAATGGTAGTGTCACTGACTTGGACTCTGAGATAAACCAGAAGGATGAGAAGAACCCTTTTGGTGATTCATTGCAGACTATGGCATTTGCTGATGAGCTTTTCTGTGATGGTAAAGTCTTGCCACAGATGCCACCTCTCAAACTTCCTCCCAGGCttgaaaaatttgaagttgGTAGCATTTACAGATCAAAACTGGCGTCTTCAAGGTCCTCGAGATTGGTGTTTAGACTTCGGCTTTCACGGCATAGTTTTCGGAACGATGACTCCGATCCCTTCACGGTGGCTTTGGAGAAGGTCAgaggagaaaagagaaggaaatCAAATGTAAGACATGTTTTCAGGAGGAGTAGGTCACTTTCTTCATTCAGGAGTTTCAGACACAAGTTTAAGAAAAGTGTGAGAGTAACAAAGTCAAGTCAACCTGAGTCACATTGTAGTGACACAGCTGAAGTAGTTCGTGAGCTTGAGAAAAGGCCATTGAAGGAAGTATCAGGACGAACGAATGTGCTATCTGAGTCCAAAGGGTTGGTGTTTGCTAGAAAGATGAGACTAGTGGCATCAATTTCAAAACTTGATATAGCAACGAAGAAAGATGAGGGGAAAAGAGGTGGGTTTTGGAGAAGGAATAAGAAGAGGGAAAGCATAAAGAAGTTTTTGTTTCGGCTTCGTAACTTAGGAAAAGCCAATGCTCAAAGCAAGTTAGAAGATAAAATGGAAGCACAGGAGAGACCACCTTCGGTGAGGAAACTTGACTTGAAAGCTGCGACATCAACAGAATCAAAGCAATGTGATAGAGATCCAAGAACAGGTGAGCTGACAAAAACGAGATCGGTATGCCACAGGCCAAAGATTTTTCCCTGCTTGGGTTATGAGGACGAAAAGtga